One window from the genome of Osmerus eperlanus chromosome 1, fOsmEpe2.1, whole genome shotgun sequence encodes:
- the drd5a gene encoding D(1B) dopamine receptor gives MENPAKYLSSVHESHSVPLPFEEIMWNATESEATSDGRRELIIRTVTGCLLSLLILWTLLGNIMVCTAVLRFRHLRTKVTNTFIVSLAVSDLFVAVLVMPWKAVAEVAGYWPFGTFCNVWVAFDIMCSTASILNLCIISVDRYWAISSPFRYERKMTQRVAFVMISVTWTLSVLISFIPVQLNWHKASDDDIIGELNSSTVKAVEENCDSSLNREYAISSSLISFYIPVAIMIVTYTRIYRIAQIQIRRIASLERAAEHAQSCRTTRLECQHHNTLKTSIRRETKVLKTLSIIMGVFVCCWLPFFILNCIVPFCDRPSTDLNAGLPCVSETTFDVFVWFGWTNSSLNPIIYAFNAEFRKAFASLLGCRNFCSGTPVETVNISNEMVSYNQDTLIHKEIVNAYVNMIPNVVECIDHEDTFDRISQLSHNNENATDSICDLDDCEADISLDRMTPFTPNGLH, from the coding sequence ATGGAGAATCCCGCAAAATACCTCTCATCGGTGCATGAGAGCCACTCCGTCCCGTTGCCTTTCGAAGAGATCATGTGGAACGCAACTGAATCTGAAGCGACGTCCGACGGCAGAAGGGAGTTGATCATCCGGACAGTGACTGGATGTTTGCTCTCCCTCCTAATTTTATGGACACTGCTGGGGAACATTATGGTATGCACTGCCGTGCTCCGATTTCGGCACCTACGAACTAAAGTAACCAATACTTTCATAGTTTCCTTAGCAGTGTCGGATTTATTTGTTGCAGTTCTGGTCATGCCATGGAAAGCGGTAGCCGAAGTTGCGGGATATTGGCCGTTTGGTACTTTTTGCAATGTATGGGTGGCGTTTGACATTATGTGCTCAACTGCGTCCATTCTCAACCTCTGTATAATCAGCGTGGATAGATACTGGGCCATATCGAGTCCTTTCCGATACGAGAGAAAAATGACTCAACGAGTTGCCTTTGTTATGATAAGCGTCACGTGGACTTTGTCTGTACTCATTTCATTCATACCTGTCCAACTAAACTGGCATAAAGCCAGTGACGACGATATAATTGGAGAGCTCAATTCATCCACTGTTAAAGCAGTGGAGGAAAATTGTGATTCGAGCCTCAATAGAGAATACGCTATATCTTCGTCTTTGATAAGTTTCTATATCCCTGTAGCAATTATGATTGTGACATACACGAGAATCTATCGGATTGCTCAAATACAAATAAGAAGGATCGCTTCCCTTGAGCGTGCAGCGGAACACGCGCAAAGttgcaggaccaccagactggagTGCCAACACCACAATACATTGAAAACATCGATTAGAAGGGAAACCAAAGTTTTGAAAACTCTATCGATTATAAtgggtgtctttgtgtgttgctGGTTACCTTTCTTTATCTTAAATTGCATAGTCCCATTTTGCGACAGACCCTCGACTGACCTAAACGCTGGTCTACCGTGCGTCAGTGAGACCACATTTGATGTCTTTGTGTGGTTTGGCTGGACTAATTCATCTCTGAACCCTATAATCTACGCTTTCAACGCAGAGTTCAGGAAGGCGTTTGCCAGCCTTTTAGGTTGTCGTAATTTTTGTTCAGGCACACCCGTGGAAACTGTTAATATTAGCAACGAGATGGTCTCATACAACCAAGATACCCTCATTCATAAAGAAATCGTGAACGCCTATGTCAATATGATTCCAAACGTAGTGGAATGCATTGACCACGAGGACACATTTGATAGAATATCGCAACTTTCTCACAATAATGAAAATGCCACAG